From Lonchura striata isolate bLonStr1 chromosome 3, bLonStr1.mat, whole genome shotgun sequence, one genomic window encodes:
- the MTRF1L gene encoding peptide chain release factor 1-like, mitochondrial isoform X1: MRLLSRALRAAQGYRAAALPPRSFRAAPAGWALPARRGLGARPGLEELFAAPSLRRLLEARAGGGAAPELAARVRRLRDKERELRDTRELARDENEDFRKLAETEIASCEEEIAELKQQIVLLLIPSEETDESDLVMEVTAGVGGQEAMLFTSEMFDMYQRYAAYKKWKFEVLEYFPSELGGLRHAVASIAGVEAYKYMKFEGGVHRVQRVPKTEKQGRIHTSTMTVAILPQPTEMRLQISPKDLRIETKRASGAGGQHVNTTDSAVRIVHIPTGIVSECQQERSQIRNKEKAMQMLCAKLYNAKLEEETKKRNYARKIQIGTKGRSEKIRTYNFPQDRITDHRISRSVHHVESFMLGEEMLDEMIQTLREYADYESLMEIISENEKNNSS, encoded by the exons ATGCGGCTGCTCTCGCGGGCCCTCCGCGCGGCGCAAGGCTACCGAGCCGCCGCGCTGCCCCCGCGGAGCTTccgggcagcgccggcgggATGGGCgctcccggcgcggcgcgggctGGGCGCGCGGCCCGGCCTGGAGGAGCTGTTCGCCGCGCCCTCCCTGCGCCGCCTGCTGGAggcgcgggccgggggcggcgcggcgccgGAGCTGGCGGCGCGCGTGCGGCGGCTGCGCGACAAGGAGCGGGAGCTGCGCGACACGCGGGAGCTGGCGCGAG ATGAGAATGAAGATTTCCGAAAGcttgcagaaacagaaattgcttCGTGTGAAGAAGAGATAGCTGAACTGAAACAACAG ATAGTGTTGCTTTTGATTCCTTCAGAAGAAACAGATGAGAGTGATCTTGTCATGGAAGTAACTGCTGGAGTTGGAGGGCAGGAAGCCATGCTGTTCACCTCGGAGATGTTTGATATGTATCAACGATATGCTGCTTATAAAAAGTGGAAATTTGAAGTATTAGAATACTTTCCCAGTGAACTAG GTGGCCTAAGACATGCAGTAGCCAGTATAGCAGGAGTTGAAGCTTACAAATACATGAAGTTTGAAGGAGGAGTGCATCGTGTTCAGCGGGTaccaaagacagaaaaacaaggacGCATTCATACCAGCACAATGACTGTTGCAATATTACCCCAACCCACTGAG ATGAGGCTGCAAATTAGTCCAAAAGATCTACGGATAGAAACAAAGCGAGCTAGTGGAGCTGGAGGCCAGCATGTCAATACAACAGATAGTGCTGTACGGATAGTTCACATTCCAACAG GGATTGTGTCTGAATGTCAGCAAGAAAGATCCCAAATTAGAAACAAAGAGAAGGCTATGCAAATGCTGTGTGCTAAACTATACAATGCCAAATTAGAAGAAGAAACCAAAAAGAGAAACTATGCTCGAAAGATTCAA ATTGGGACTAAAGGAAGATCAGAGAAGATCAGAACATACAACTTTCCGCAGGACAGAATTACAGACCACAGAATAAGCAGATCAGTGCATCATGTTGAGTCTTTCATGCTAGGGGAAGAAATGCTAGATGAAATGATACAAACTCTGAGAGAATATGCTGATTATGAATCTCtaatggaaattatttcagaaaatgaaaaaaataattcctcctGA
- the MTRF1L gene encoding peptide chain release factor 1-like, mitochondrial isoform X2, producing MEVTAGVGGQEAMLFTSEMFDMYQRYAAYKKWKFEVLEYFPSELGGLRHAVASIAGVEAYKYMKFEGGVHRVQRVPKTEKQGRIHTSTMTVAILPQPTEMRLQISPKDLRIETKRASGAGGQHVNTTDSAVRIVHIPTGIVSECQQERSQIRNKEKAMQMLCAKLYNAKLEEETKKRNYARKIQIGTKGRSEKIRTYNFPQDRITDHRISRSVHHVESFMLGEEMLDEMIQTLREYADYESLMEIISENEKNNSS from the exons ATGGAAGTAACTGCTGGAGTTGGAGGGCAGGAAGCCATGCTGTTCACCTCGGAGATGTTTGATATGTATCAACGATATGCTGCTTATAAAAAGTGGAAATTTGAAGTATTAGAATACTTTCCCAGTGAACTAG GTGGCCTAAGACATGCAGTAGCCAGTATAGCAGGAGTTGAAGCTTACAAATACATGAAGTTTGAAGGAGGAGTGCATCGTGTTCAGCGGGTaccaaagacagaaaaacaaggacGCATTCATACCAGCACAATGACTGTTGCAATATTACCCCAACCCACTGAG ATGAGGCTGCAAATTAGTCCAAAAGATCTACGGATAGAAACAAAGCGAGCTAGTGGAGCTGGAGGCCAGCATGTCAATACAACAGATAGTGCTGTACGGATAGTTCACATTCCAACAG GGATTGTGTCTGAATGTCAGCAAGAAAGATCCCAAATTAGAAACAAAGAGAAGGCTATGCAAATGCTGTGTGCTAAACTATACAATGCCAAATTAGAAGAAGAAACCAAAAAGAGAAACTATGCTCGAAAGATTCAA ATTGGGACTAAAGGAAGATCAGAGAAGATCAGAACATACAACTTTCCGCAGGACAGAATTACAGACCACAGAATAAGCAGATCAGTGCATCATGTTGAGTCTTTCATGCTAGGGGAAGAAATGCTAGATGAAATGATACAAACTCTGAGAGAATATGCTGATTATGAATCTCtaatggaaattatttcagaaaatgaaaaaaataattcctcctGA